The following are encoded together in the Glycine soja cultivar W05 chromosome 5, ASM419377v2, whole genome shotgun sequence genome:
- the LOC114411926 gene encoding protein JINGUBANG-like isoform X1 yields MEHSASFNNNSLSSQRSLASVPSLNSHSHLFIPSTTSHSCLTTLKPHTSSSVYISCLTLAGNLLYTGSSDREIRSWNHTHFIQKPTTTNNNVVIAGKGAVKSIVVHSDKLFTAHQDNKIRVWRVTNLEHDQNQKYTRVATLPTLGDRLTKLLLPKNQVRIRRHKKCTWVHHVDTVSSLALSKDGTFLYSVSWDRTIKVWRTKDFACLESVRDAHDDAINAVAVSYDGYVYTGSADKRIRVWKKLEGEKKHSLVDTLEKHNSGINALALSADGSVLYSGACDRSILVSEKGKNGKLLVVGALRGHTRSILCLAVVSDLVCSGSEDKTVRIWRGVQKEYSCLAVLEGHRSPIKSLTAAVDRSEQDPNSEEPSFLVYSASLDCDVKKCQFCHLRWIKLL; encoded by the exons ATGGAACACAGCGCATCCTTCAACAATAACAGCCTCTCTTCACAACGCAGCCTCGCTTCAGTCCCTTCCCTCAACTCACACTCTCACCTCTTCATTCCTTCCACTACCTCTCACTCGTGCCTCACCACTCTCAAACCCCACACTTCCTCCTCCGTATACATCTCCTGCCTTACCCTCGCCGGCAACTTGCTCTACACTGGCTCCTCCGACAGAGAAATCAGATCCTGGAACCACACTCATTTCATCCAAAAACCaaccaccaccaacaacaacGTTGTAATTGCAGGAAAAGGTGCTGTGAAGTCCATAGTGGTCCACTCCGACAAACTCTTCACCGCCCACCAAGACAACAAAATCCGCGTCTGGAGAGTCACAAACCTCGAACACGACCAGAACCAGAAGTACACACGTGTGGCCACACTCCCCACGCTCGGCGACCGCTTGACCAAACTCCTGCTCCCGAAAAACCAGGTGCGCATTCGCCGCCACAAGAAGTGCACCTGGGTTCACCATGTGGACACCGTCTCCTCCCTCGCACTGTCCAAAGACGGAACCTTTTTGTACTCCGTTTCATGGGACAGAACAATTAAGGTTTGGCGAACCAAAGACTTCGCGTGCTTGGAGTCCGTGCGCGACGCGCACGACGACGCCATCAACGCGGTCGCAGTCTCCTACGATGGGTACGTCTACACCGGATCCGCGGACAAGAGAATTAGGGTTTGGAAAAAACTCGAAGGGGAGAAGAAACATTCACTAGTGGACACGTTGGAGAAACACAACTCTGGGATTAACGCGTTGGCGCTTAGCGCCGATGGCTCTGTGTTGTATTCTGGTGCATGCGATAGGTCAATATTGGTTTCGGAGAAGGGTAAAAATGGTAAATTGTTAGTGGTTGGTGCTTTGAGGGGGCATACTAGGTCGATTTTGTGTTTGGCTGTGGTTTCGGATTTGGTGTGTAGTGGTTCGGAGGACAAAACGGTGCGTATTTGGAGAGGGGTTCAGAAGGAGTATTCGTGTTTAGCTGTTTTGGAAGGGCATAGGAGTCCGATTAAGAGCTTAACTGCTGCGGTTGATCGTAGTGAACAAGACCCTAATTCAGAAGAACCGTCTTTTCTTGTCTATAGTGCCAGTTTGGACTGTGATGTTAAG AAATGCCAATTTTGCCATCTGCGTTGGATAAAGCTTTTATAG
- the LOC114411926 gene encoding protein JINGUBANG-like isoform X2, with protein MEHSASFNNNSLSSQRSLASVPSLNSHSHLFIPSTTSHSCLTTLKPHTSSSVYISCLTLAGNLLYTGSSDREIRSWNHTHFIQKPTTTNNNVVIAGKGAVKSIVVHSDKLFTAHQDNKIRVWRVTNLEHDQNQKYTRVATLPTLGDRLTKLLLPKNQVRIRRHKKCTWVHHVDTVSSLALSKDGTFLYSVSWDRTIKVWRTKDFACLESVRDAHDDAINAVAVSYDGYVYTGSADKRIRVWKKLEGEKKHSLVDTLEKHNSGINALALSADGSVLYSGACDRSILVSEKGKNGKLLVVGALRGHTRSILCLAVVSDLVCSGSEDKTVRIWRGVQKEYSCLAVLEGHRSPIKSLTAAVDRSEQDPNSEEPSFLVYSASLDCDVKVWQVFVPLLST; from the coding sequence ATGGAACACAGCGCATCCTTCAACAATAACAGCCTCTCTTCACAACGCAGCCTCGCTTCAGTCCCTTCCCTCAACTCACACTCTCACCTCTTCATTCCTTCCACTACCTCTCACTCGTGCCTCACCACTCTCAAACCCCACACTTCCTCCTCCGTATACATCTCCTGCCTTACCCTCGCCGGCAACTTGCTCTACACTGGCTCCTCCGACAGAGAAATCAGATCCTGGAACCACACTCATTTCATCCAAAAACCaaccaccaccaacaacaacGTTGTAATTGCAGGAAAAGGTGCTGTGAAGTCCATAGTGGTCCACTCCGACAAACTCTTCACCGCCCACCAAGACAACAAAATCCGCGTCTGGAGAGTCACAAACCTCGAACACGACCAGAACCAGAAGTACACACGTGTGGCCACACTCCCCACGCTCGGCGACCGCTTGACCAAACTCCTGCTCCCGAAAAACCAGGTGCGCATTCGCCGCCACAAGAAGTGCACCTGGGTTCACCATGTGGACACCGTCTCCTCCCTCGCACTGTCCAAAGACGGAACCTTTTTGTACTCCGTTTCATGGGACAGAACAATTAAGGTTTGGCGAACCAAAGACTTCGCGTGCTTGGAGTCCGTGCGCGACGCGCACGACGACGCCATCAACGCGGTCGCAGTCTCCTACGATGGGTACGTCTACACCGGATCCGCGGACAAGAGAATTAGGGTTTGGAAAAAACTCGAAGGGGAGAAGAAACATTCACTAGTGGACACGTTGGAGAAACACAACTCTGGGATTAACGCGTTGGCGCTTAGCGCCGATGGCTCTGTGTTGTATTCTGGTGCATGCGATAGGTCAATATTGGTTTCGGAGAAGGGTAAAAATGGTAAATTGTTAGTGGTTGGTGCTTTGAGGGGGCATACTAGGTCGATTTTGTGTTTGGCTGTGGTTTCGGATTTGGTGTGTAGTGGTTCGGAGGACAAAACGGTGCGTATTTGGAGAGGGGTTCAGAAGGAGTATTCGTGTTTAGCTGTTTTGGAAGGGCATAGGAGTCCGATTAAGAGCTTAACTGCTGCGGTTGATCGTAGTGAACAAGACCCTAATTCAGAAGAACCGTCTTTTCTTGTCTATAGTGCCAGTTTGGACTGTGATGTTAAGGTTTGGCAAgtttttgttcctcttctttcaacttaa
- the LOC114411927 gene encoding uncharacterized protein LOC114411927: MLLSTSNLQFSRWTFFKHLTPRKFKLAPPLCQHKSVATLSHFGILTSRQKDQIHLYVETLLQWNKRMNLTAVREVNEVMERHVEDSLAILPPLSDCYRSHCSASCDKLSLVDVGTGAGLPGVVLAIARPEWDVTLMESMNKRCVFLEHVVGVIGSSNIKIVRGRAESLGQNPCFREQFDIAVARAVAEMRILAEYCLPLVRVGGLFIAAKGHDPEDEIKKAESAIQKVGASLLQVCSVESQSPYGQRTAVVCSKDRPTPMKYPRDPGTPAKEPL; encoded by the exons ATGCTGCTGAGTACCAGTAACCTACAGTTTTCTCGGTGGACTTTCTTCAAACACCTTACGCCACGGAAATTCAAATTAGCTCCACCACTCTGTCAGCACAAATCCGTAGCCACTCTCTCTCACTTCGGAATCCTAACCTCCCGCCAGAAAGACCAGATTCATCTCTACGTCGAAACTCTTCTTCAATGGAACAAG CGCATGAATCTCACCGCTGTTAGAGAGGTAAATGAAGTGATGGAGAGGCACGTGGAGGATTCCCTCGCGATTTTGCCTCCGCTCAGCGACTGTTACCGCTCGCACTGCAGCGCTTCGTGCGATAAGCTGAGTCTCGTCGATGTCGGAACCGGCGCTGGCCTTCCCGGAGTAGTTCTGGCCATAGCTCGCCCTG AGTGGGATGTAACGCTGATGGAGTCTATGAACAAGCGGTGCGTCTTCTTGGAGCACGTTGTCGGTGTTATCGGTTCCTCAAACATTAAAATTGTAAGAGGAAGAGCAGAG AGTTTAGGGCAGAATCCTTGCTTCAGAGAGCAATTTGACATAGCAGTGGCCAGGGCGGTTGCTGAAATGAGAATATTAG CTGAATATTGTCTTCCTTTGGTTCGTGTCGGTGGGTTGTTTATTGCTGCCAAGGGTCATGATCCTGAG GATGAAATTAAGAAAGCTGAAAGTGCCATCCAGAAGGTGGGTGCATCTCTATTGCAAGTATGCTCAG TGGAATCGCAAAGTCCATATGGTCAACGAACTGCTGTCGTATGTTCAAAGGATCGTCCTACCCCAATGAAATATCCCCGTGATCCAGGTACACCAGCTAAAGAGCCATTATAA